One Neomonachus schauinslandi chromosome 9, ASM220157v2, whole genome shotgun sequence DNA segment encodes these proteins:
- the ACOT4 gene encoding peroxisomal succinyl-coenzyme A thioesterase → MVTVILQPAGRCSWDEPVHIAVRGLAPRQPVTLRASLRDEKGALFRAHARYQADAGGLLDLARAPALGGSFVGLEPMGLLWALEPDKPFWRFVKRDVQTPFAVELEVLDGHEPDAGRVLGRAVHERDFLRPGVRREPVRAGRVRATLFLPPGPGPFPGIIDIFGIGGGLMEYRASLLAGHGFATLALAYYNFEDLPKEIDGIHLDYFEEALCYMLQHSKVKGPGIGLLGISLGADICLSMASFLKNIAATVSINGSGFSGNRAIYYKQTCIPSLGHDFRRIKVAFSGLLDIVDIRNDIVGGHENPSMIPIEKAQGPILFIVGQDDHNWRSELYAQIASKRLQAHGKEKPQIISYPGTGHFIEPPYFPLCPASVQTLVNKPVIWGGEPRAHSKAQEDAWKQILTFFCKHLGGTQNIASPKL, encoded by the exons ATGGTGACGGTTATCCTGCAGCCCGCAGGCCGCTGCAGCTGGGACGAGCCCGTGCACATCGCCGTGCGCGGCCTGGCCCCGCGACAGCCCGTCACGCTGCGCGCGTCCCTGCGCGACGAGAAGGGCGCGCTCTTCCGGGCCCACGCGCGGTACCAAGCCGACGCCGGCGGCCTCCTGGACCTGGCGCGCGCGCCCGCGCTGGGCGGCAGCTTCGTGGGGCTCGAGCCCATGGGGCTGCTCTGGGCCCTGGAGCCGGATAAGCCTTTTTGGCGGTTTGTGAAGCGGGACGTGCAGACGCCCTTCGCCGTGGAGCTGGAGGTGCTCGACGGCCACGAGCCGGACGCCGGGCGCGTCCTGGGCCGGGCGGTGCATGAGCGCGACTTCCTGCGGCCGGGCGTGCGGCGGGAGCCGGTGCGCGCGGGCCGCGTGCGCGCCACGCTCTTCCTGCCCCCTG GACCTGGACCTTTCCCGGGGATCATTGACATCTTTGGAATTGGAGGGGGCCTCATGGAATATCGAGCCAGCCTTTTGGCTGGTCATGGCTTTGCCACGTTGGCTCTAGCTTATTATAACTTTGAAGATCTCCCCAAGGAAATTGATGGCATACACCTGGACTACTTTGAAGAAGCCTTGTGCTACATGCTTCAACACTCCAAG gtAAAGGGCCCAGGCATTGGGCTTCTGGGCATTTCTTTAGGGGCTGATATTTGTCTTTCCATGGCCTCATTTTTGAAGAACATCGCAGCCACAGTTTCCATCAATGGATCTGGGTTCAGTGGAAACAGAGCCATATACTACAAGCAGACTTGCATCCCATCATTGGGCCATGATTTTAGGAGAATCAAGGTAGCTTTCTCAGGCCTCCTGGACATTGTGGATATTCGGAATGATATTGTAGGAGGACATGAGAACCCCAGCATGATTCCAATAGAGAAGGCCCAGGGGCCCATCCTCTTCATTGTTGGTCAGGATGACCATAACTGGAGGAGTGAGTTATATGCCCAAATAGCCTCCAAACGGTTACAGGCCCATGGAAAGGAAAAACCCCAGATCATCTCTTATCCTGGGACTGGGCATTTTATTGAGCCTCCTTACTTCCCCCTATGCCCAGCTTCTGTGCAGACATTAGTGAACAAACCTGTAATCTGGGGTGGGGAGCCCAGGGCTCATTCTAAGGCTCAGGAAGATGCTTGGAAACAAATTCTAACCTTTTTCTGCAAACATCTTGGAGGTACCCAGAATATAGCTTCCCCTAAATTGTAA